One window from the genome of Pirellulales bacterium encodes:
- the purN gene encoding phosphoribosylglycinamide formyltransferase, with translation MPNFPRRSPLRLAVLISGGGTTLLNLIDKIGRGELDARIAVVVASNPQAGGLTFAAEAGIDTKVVERRAAADDAAFSRAVFDACRAADCQLVAMAGFLKFVAIPPDFEWRVVNIHPALIPAFCGLGYYGHHVHQAVLDYGAKVSGCTVHFVDNQYDHGPIILQRTVAVHDDDTAGSLAARVFEAECQAYPDALRQIASGRLRAEGRRVWMQPE, from the coding sequence ATGCCCAACTTTCCTCGACGTTCTCCCTTGCGGCTGGCCGTGTTGATTTCGGGCGGCGGCACCACGCTCCTCAATCTGATCGACAAGATCGGCCGGGGCGAGCTGGACGCGAGAATCGCGGTCGTGGTTGCCAGCAATCCCCAGGCGGGCGGACTGACGTTCGCGGCAGAAGCCGGCATCGATACGAAGGTGGTCGAGCGGCGCGCGGCGGCTGACGACGCGGCCTTCAGCCGGGCGGTGTTCGACGCTTGCCGGGCCGCCGACTGCCAGCTTGTGGCCATGGCCGGCTTTCTGAAGTTCGTGGCCATTCCGCCCGACTTTGAGTGGCGGGTGGTCAACATCCATCCCGCGCTCATTCCCGCCTTCTGCGGCCTGGGGTACTATGGGCATCACGTACATCAGGCCGTGCTCGATTACGGCGCCAAGGTGAGCGGCTGCACCGTCCACTTCGTCGACAACCAATACGACCACGGGCCGATCATCTTGCAGCGCACGGTCGCCGTCCACGACGACGACACGGCCGGGTCGCTGGCGGCGCGGGTCTTCGAGGCCGAATGCCAGGCTTACCCCGACGCCCTTCGGCAGATCGCATCGGGCCGGCTGCGTGCGGAAGGCCGCCGCGTGTGGATGCAACCGGAATGA
- a CDS encoding ATP-binding protein, with translation MSYRSIKRQLGETHLERKFLALFGICLVLLIGLSFWAYSLRTDSLVAKQNPSTAKRLVDTSLLAVHWSKVNYAGQLLDEVRDKDWIDFLRKMGAGLQGRDYDCTFLRPADADNAATPADPFDAGVLDEFAEAPAQAEAPGTEEPHRQRFINNGEQYVYYRPVYAESSCIRCHRVSTGPPDLAEGQIIAVAKVTISNAATRWDQVVNRAILVTFAIFITFLAMLAAYFIVRYVIVKPLKHLRDVSDAVSRGNLEQRAEIRTADEFEELAVAFNRMLGHLVTAQEELRRLNENLDVKVDELAQANMRLFELNRLKSDFLATMSHELRTPLNSIIGFSDVLSSIKSLDDKQHRYVLNIQKSGKMLLDMINDILDLAKIESGKMELRPTEFRIEHVIGAQCDMARPLAERKNLDLDIEVEPDLPGLFQDQGKVQQILTNLLSNAIKFTPDGGRIVVAAKAGADDELLLTVADTGVGISADDQAQIFEKFRQGRTVIPGGDAMTREYSGTGLGLSIVKELCKLLGGDVSVESELGKGSTFTVRLPWRVAERPPADRLAAEALGDLGHASRDDFLAPSLEEPAAGPVGL, from the coding sequence ATGTCGTATCGTTCCATCAAACGCCAGCTTGGCGAGACCCATCTGGAGCGCAAGTTCCTGGCGCTGTTCGGCATCTGCCTGGTGCTGCTGATCGGCCTGAGCTTCTGGGCCTACAGCCTGCGCACCGACAGCCTAGTGGCCAAACAGAACCCGTCGACGGCCAAAAGGCTCGTCGACACCAGCTTACTCGCGGTTCACTGGAGCAAGGTCAACTACGCGGGGCAACTGCTGGACGAAGTCCGCGACAAGGACTGGATCGACTTTCTGCGCAAGATGGGTGCGGGCCTCCAAGGTCGCGACTACGACTGCACCTTTTTGCGCCCCGCCGACGCCGACAACGCCGCGACCCCCGCCGATCCCTTTGATGCGGGGGTGCTTGACGAATTCGCCGAAGCTCCGGCGCAGGCGGAAGCCCCGGGAACCGAGGAGCCGCATCGACAGCGGTTCATCAACAATGGCGAGCAATATGTCTACTACCGTCCCGTCTACGCCGAGTCCTCTTGTATTCGGTGCCATCGGGTTTCCACCGGCCCGCCCGACCTAGCGGAAGGGCAGATCATCGCAGTCGCCAAGGTGACGATCTCCAACGCGGCCACACGTTGGGACCAAGTTGTCAACCGCGCGATTTTGGTTACGTTTGCCATCTTCATCACTTTTTTGGCGATGTTGGCCGCCTATTTCATCGTCCGCTACGTGATCGTCAAGCCGCTCAAGCACCTGCGCGACGTGAGCGACGCGGTCAGCCGCGGAAACCTGGAGCAGCGGGCCGAAATCCGCACGGCCGACGAATTCGAGGAACTGGCGGTGGCCTTCAACCGCATGCTGGGCCACCTGGTCACCGCCCAAGAAGAGCTGCGCCGGCTGAACGAGAATCTGGACGTCAAAGTCGACGAGCTGGCTCAGGCCAACATGCGGCTGTTCGAGTTGAACCGCCTGAAGAGCGATTTTCTGGCCACCATGAGCCACGAGCTGCGCACGCCGCTGAACAGCATCATCGGCTTCAGCGACGTGCTGAGCTCCATCAAGTCGCTCGATGACAAACAGCACCGCTACGTGTTGAACATTCAAAAGTCGGGCAAAATGCTGCTCGACATGATCAACGACATTCTCGACTTGGCCAAGATCGAAAGCGGCAAGATGGAGCTGCGGCCCACTGAATTCCGCATTGAGCACGTGATCGGGGCCCAATGCGACATGGCCCGCCCGCTGGCCGAACGCAAGAACCTCGATCTCGACATCGAGGTCGAGCCGGATTTGCCCGGACTCTTTCAGGACCAGGGCAAGGTGCAGCAAATCCTCACCAATCTGCTTTCCAACGCGATCAAGTTTACGCCCGACGGCGGGCGGATCGTGGTTGCCGCCAAGGCCGGCGCCGACGACGAGCTGTTGCTGACGGTGGCCGACACGGGCGTGGGCATTTCGGCCGACGATCAGGCGCAAATTTTCGAGAAGTTCCGGCAGGGCCGGACCGTGATTCCCGGCGGGGACGCCATGACCCGCGAATACTCCGGCACCGGCCTGGGCCTTTCCATCGTCAAAGAGCTCTGTAAACTGCTGGGCGGCGATGTCTCGGTCGAAAGCGAACTGGGCAAGGGAAGCACGTTCACGGTCCGCCTTCCCTGGCGAGTCGCGGAGCGTCCCCCGGCCGACCGGCTGGCGGCCGAAGCGCTGGGCGACCTGGGACATGCCTCGCGCGACGATTTCCTGGCACCCTCGCTGGAAGAGCCGGCGGCCGGCCCGGTGGGTCTTTAG
- a CDS encoding PD-(D/E)XK nuclease family protein: MPPVRTFLGWIRPALEQAARWLLDRYAAADAADLAKVIVVLPGARASRRLLEILVEQAEQRQLACTPPQIVTVGHLPEKLYEPCRHADRLTCRLAWLKALEDTDAGLLRRIVPDPPDRQDPARWLALAEMVGRLHDELAGHGLIFADVPERGFRPAENSALRAAEAIEVGRWQTLAEVQQAYLRRLEKLGLADTQLARLQAVNNSQCRCANDIVLVGLADMPRVAEKMLEQVGDHVTALVYAPPAMAERFTKLGTLVSGAWRQAHIELSDEQIIVVDGPADQATAAVDALAGYAGKYAADEITMGVPDVGVVPFLERRFEQFDLPSRYAEALRLRQTAPYRLLSAVADYLDGGRFADFAALVRHPDLEIWLAGDDQSGDWLAALDTWYTRHLQSRLGKAAPDNDDLGGKVATIQKKIDRLCKPFRGQRPLAEWAKEIAGLLVAVYGRRQLDANHPPFFAGGRIVLAACEKIHTVLKEAFGADAKLAGRWGAPDAVRLLLRHIDDEPIPPLAGHSAIELLGWLELPLDDAPALVVTGFNDGFVPSFINADPFLPNGLRRQLGLEDNDRRYARDAYALAVLAGSRRELRLIAGRRSAEGDPLTPSRLAFACPRDKIAGRVLAYFGLAASPSPDRVPRGLVAGRVQSTFRPPLPVPPKEPPASLRVTQFRDYLACPYRFYLKHVLQLVSLDDLAEEIDAATFGWLAHEVLKAFGQDPDNSRLTSAEKIADVLSAELARLVVGRYGEQRLPAVDLQVEHLRLRLASFARWQAEWAAQGWRIATTEVEIDGEAAPFPVDGRPMFLRGRIDRIDRHDGDGRYVIFDYKTSDKGQSPNATHRKNDCWIDLQLPLYCHLARAIEIQDAKIGLGYIVLPKDLTAVKDQLADWTPEDLQAADAQAREVVRRIRAGEFWPPAPDPTFDDFPAICLGHNVNAVFDAD, encoded by the coding sequence ATGCCGCCCGTGCGAACCTTCTTGGGATGGATCCGACCCGCGCTGGAACAAGCGGCCCGCTGGCTGCTCGACCGCTATGCCGCGGCCGACGCGGCCGATCTGGCCAAGGTCATCGTGGTGCTGCCGGGCGCACGCGCCAGCCGCCGCTTATTGGAAATCCTCGTCGAGCAGGCGGAGCAGCGTCAGCTTGCCTGCACGCCGCCGCAAATCGTCACGGTCGGACATTTGCCCGAAAAGTTATACGAGCCATGCCGCCACGCCGACCGGTTGACGTGCCGCCTGGCCTGGCTGAAGGCGCTGGAAGACACCGACGCCGGTCTGCTGCGGCGAATTGTGCCCGACCCGCCCGACCGCCAAGACCCCGCGCGCTGGCTGGCTCTGGCCGAGATGGTGGGACGGCTTCACGACGAATTGGCCGGGCACGGCTTGATCTTTGCCGACGTGCCCGAACGAGGTTTTCGACCGGCGGAAAACTCCGCGCTGCGTGCGGCCGAGGCGATCGAAGTCGGGCGGTGGCAGACGCTCGCGGAGGTGCAGCAGGCCTATCTGCGGCGGCTGGAAAAGCTGGGCCTGGCCGACACTCAGCTTGCCCGGCTGCAAGCGGTCAACAACAGCCAATGCCGCTGTGCCAACGACATCGTTCTTGTGGGCCTGGCCGATATGCCGCGCGTGGCCGAGAAGATGCTCGAACAGGTGGGCGATCACGTGACGGCGCTCGTCTATGCTCCGCCCGCCATGGCCGAGCGGTTTACGAAGCTGGGCACCCTCGTGAGCGGCGCTTGGCGCCAGGCGCACATCGAGCTGAGCGACGAGCAGATCATCGTGGTCGATGGTCCGGCCGATCAGGCGACGGCGGCCGTCGACGCGCTGGCCGGCTACGCGGGGAAGTATGCGGCCGACGAGATCACGATGGGCGTGCCCGACGTGGGCGTCGTCCCCTTTCTCGAACGCCGCTTCGAGCAGTTCGACCTGCCTTCGCGCTATGCCGAAGCGTTGCGGCTGCGGCAAACGGCGCCTTATCGGCTGCTGTCGGCCGTGGCCGATTATCTCGACGGCGGACGGTTTGCCGATTTCGCGGCGCTCGTGCGTCATCCCGACCTGGAAATCTGGCTGGCCGGCGACGACCAATCGGGCGATTGGCTGGCCGCGCTCGACACTTGGTACACCCGTCACCTTCAGTCCAGGCTGGGCAAGGCCGCGCCCGATAACGACGACCTTGGCGGCAAGGTGGCTACGATCCAAAAAAAAATCGACCGACTGTGCAAGCCGTTTCGCGGCCAACGACCGCTGGCCGAGTGGGCCAAGGAGATCGCCGGCTTGTTGGTGGCGGTCTATGGCCGGCGGCAGCTCGATGCCAACCACCCCCCCTTTTTCGCCGGCGGTCGCATCGTGCTGGCGGCCTGCGAAAAGATCCACACGGTGCTGAAAGAGGCCTTCGGGGCCGACGCGAAGCTCGCCGGCCGCTGGGGCGCGCCCGACGCCGTTCGCCTGCTCTTGCGGCATATCGACGACGAACCAATTCCGCCCCTCGCCGGGCATTCGGCCATCGAGTTGTTGGGCTGGCTGGAGCTGCCGCTCGACGACGCGCCGGCTCTGGTCGTCACCGGTTTCAACGACGGCTTTGTGCCGTCGTTCATCAACGCCGATCCGTTCTTGCCCAACGGCTTGCGGCGGCAGCTTGGGCTGGAAGATAACGACCGCCGCTATGCCCGCGACGCCTACGCCCTGGCCGTGCTGGCCGGTTCGCGCCGCGAGCTGCGGCTGATTGCCGGGCGACGTTCGGCCGAAGGCGATCCGCTCACTCCCAGCCGGCTGGCCTTTGCCTGCCCGCGTGACAAAATCGCCGGCCGCGTGCTGGCCTATTTCGGCCTGGCGGCGTCGCCCTCTCCCGATCGCGTGCCGCGAGGCCTGGTCGCCGGTCGAGTTCAATCGACGTTCCGGCCGCCGCTGCCGGTGCCGCCGAAGGAGCCGCCGGCGAGCTTGCGCGTGACGCAGTTTCGCGATTATCTGGCGTGTCCGTATCGCTTTTATCTGAAGCACGTGTTGCAACTCGTCTCTCTCGACGATCTGGCCGAAGAGATCGACGCCGCCACGTTCGGCTGGCTGGCGCACGAAGTGCTTAAGGCGTTTGGCCAGGATCCGGACAACTCGCGGCTCACCAGCGCCGAGAAAATCGCCGACGTGCTGAGTGCCGAGCTGGCGCGTCTGGTGGTCGGCCGCTATGGCGAACAGCGTCTGCCGGCGGTCGACTTGCAGGTGGAGCACTTGCGTCTGCGGCTGGCGTCGTTTGCGCGGTGGCAGGCGGAGTGGGCGGCCCAAGGCTGGCGGATCGCCACGACCGAGGTGGAGATCGACGGCGAGGCGGCGCCCTTCCCGGTCGATGGCCGGCCGATGTTCTTGCGCGGGCGCATCGACCGCATCGACCGCCACGACGGCGATGGCCGCTACGTGATCTTCGACTACAAGACTTCGGACAAGGGGCAATCTCCCAATGCCACCCACCGCAAGAACGATTGCTGGATCGACTTGCAGTTGCCGCTTTATTGCCACTTGGCTCGGGCCATCGAAATCCAAGACGCCAAGATCGGTCTGGGTTATATCGTGTTGCCCAAGGACCTGACGGCCGTGAAAGACCAACTCGCCGACTGGACGCCCGAAGATTTGCAGGCGGCCGACGCGCAGGCGCGGGAGGTGGTCCGCCGCATTCGCGCGGGAGAATTCTGGCCGCCCGCGCCCGACCCGACCTTCGACGACTTTCCCGCCATTTGTCTCGGTCACAACGTCAATGCTGTTTTCGACGCGGACTGA
- a CDS encoding ThuA domain-containing protein, with protein sequence MLLLGQGPDGHPPTTHEYLPGLKVLQVCLQGVPGVEARVERCDEPWPEGPDKLAEVDGCVLFLSEGAKWINADPRRYEAFTRLAARGGGLVALHWAMGTKDTENIGPFVRLLGGCHGGPDRKYTVIETRWQAADHPIANAVGPLTVRDEFYYRLKLVEPGDAIQPVITVPIEGRDETVAWAWQRPDGGRSFGFSGLHFHDNWRREAYRRLVSQAVLWTLKLPMPQAGLPVDVPQAIFELAPQD encoded by the coding sequence TTGCTGCTGCTCGGCCAGGGCCCCGACGGTCATCCGCCGACCACGCATGAGTACCTGCCTGGTCTGAAGGTATTGCAAGTGTGCTTGCAGGGTGTTCCGGGCGTGGAAGCGCGTGTCGAGCGCTGCGACGAGCCATGGCCGGAAGGGCCCGACAAACTGGCCGAGGTCGACGGCTGCGTGCTGTTTCTCTCCGAGGGAGCCAAATGGATCAACGCCGATCCGCGCCGCTATGAGGCGTTCACCCGGCTTGCTGCCCGCGGAGGCGGATTGGTGGCGCTGCATTGGGCAATGGGGACCAAGGATACGGAGAACATCGGACCGTTTGTGCGCCTGTTGGGCGGTTGTCACGGCGGTCCGGACCGGAAATACACGGTGATCGAAACCCGTTGGCAGGCTGCCGATCACCCGATTGCCAATGCCGTGGGTCCGCTCACGGTCCGCGATGAGTTTTATTATCGCCTCAAGCTTGTCGAACCGGGCGACGCGATTCAGCCGGTCATTACGGTGCCGATTGAAGGCCGCGACGAAACGGTGGCCTGGGCCTGGCAGCGCCCCGACGGCGGTCGCTCGTTCGGTTTCAGCGGGCTTCATTTTCACGACAACTGGCGCCGTGAGGCGTATCGGCGACTGGTCAGCCAGGCCGTCCTGTGGACATTGAAGCTTCCCATGCCGCAAGCGGGACTGCCGGTCGATGTGCCCCAGGCAATCTTCGAATTGGCGCCGCAAGACTGA
- a CDS encoding penicillin-binding protein activator LpoB produces MHRRHFLRSSFVTLAGCLGGCRGNQYAEVKHPGDPSMVGSHQAGGETWRPLMDEAVGKLLGRHSVARQSGPNGQVLPPLRICFVGVENKSIEEIGDFKDQLYEQIDSKILESQIFQPVSKRFVEAGLMQTRLRPDLLMVPANMRMFVGAMEQQGQPFDYLLYATITSGTTRENKDYQRDYLLTMELVDVHNGQYDKQSATLSKGYYHSRLSRLMKG; encoded by the coding sequence ATGCACCGACGCCACTTTCTTCGATCAAGCTTCGTTACACTGGCCGGCTGCTTGGGCGGCTGCCGCGGGAATCAATACGCCGAGGTGAAACATCCGGGCGACCCGTCGATGGTCGGCAGTCACCAGGCCGGAGGCGAGACCTGGCGGCCGCTGATGGACGAGGCGGTTGGCAAGCTGCTCGGCCGCCATTCGGTCGCCCGCCAATCGGGTCCCAATGGCCAGGTTCTGCCGCCGCTGCGGATCTGTTTCGTGGGCGTCGAAAACAAGAGCATCGAAGAAATCGGCGATTTCAAAGACCAGCTTTACGAACAGATCGACTCCAAGATTCTCGAAAGCCAGATCTTTCAGCCCGTCAGCAAGCGGTTCGTCGAAGCGGGGCTGATGCAGACCCGCCTGCGGCCCGACCTGTTGATGGTGCCCGCCAACATGCGGATGTTCGTGGGCGCCATGGAACAACAGGGCCAGCCCTTCGACTACCTGCTTTACGCCACGATCACCTCCGGCACCACCCGCGAGAACAAAGACTACCAGCGCGACTATCTGCTCACGATGGAGCTCGTCGATGTCCACAACGGGCAATACGACAAGCAATCGGCCACGTTGAGCAAGGGCTACTATCATTCGCGGCTCAGTCGGCTCATGAAGGGGTGA
- a CDS encoding serine hydrolase domain-containing protein — MSASMAVAQLPRAEPQAAGMDADRLTEIDDAVQTALAAGKMPGCVVLVARCGKIVFLKAYGERSVEPVKRPMTVDTVFDMASLTKPVATATSVMLLAEQGKLALDDPVAKYLPGFAQAEKESITIRQLLTHQGGLIADNPIEDYADGPEQAMARVMASGPQAKPGEAFKYSDVGFIVLGELVRRVAGENLDRFASEHIFVPLGLKETTYLPGDGLRQRAAPAEKRNDRWMQGEVHDPRAYALGGVAGHAGLFSTAEDLAVYAQMLLQGGEFNGVRILRPETVAEMTRAQPVKGGLRALGWDVRSAYSSNRGTGFSDRAFGHGGFTGTAMWIDPELELTVIFLSNRVHPDGKGSVNKLAGQIGTIAAAAIVPGK, encoded by the coding sequence ATGTCTGCGAGCATGGCCGTGGCGCAGTTGCCGCGCGCCGAACCGCAAGCGGCGGGTATGGACGCGGACCGTCTGACCGAAATTGACGACGCGGTACAAACAGCATTGGCCGCCGGCAAGATGCCGGGTTGCGTGGTGCTCGTCGCCCGATGTGGAAAGATCGTTTTTCTAAAGGCTTATGGCGAGCGCAGCGTCGAGCCGGTTAAAAGGCCGATGACGGTCGACACCGTTTTCGACATGGCCTCGCTCACCAAGCCCGTCGCCACCGCAACCAGCGTGATGCTGCTGGCCGAGCAGGGCAAACTCGCGCTCGACGACCCCGTGGCGAAATACCTGCCCGGTTTCGCACAAGCGGAAAAGGAGTCGATCACCATTCGGCAACTCTTGACGCACCAGGGCGGCCTGATCGCCGACAATCCGATCGAAGACTACGCCGATGGCCCCGAACAGGCGATGGCCCGCGTCATGGCAAGCGGGCCGCAAGCGAAACCGGGTGAGGCGTTCAAATATTCCGACGTGGGCTTTATCGTCTTGGGCGAGTTGGTGCGACGGGTCGCCGGCGAAAACCTCGATCGTTTCGCGTCCGAGCACATCTTCGTTCCGCTGGGCCTCAAAGAGACGACCTATCTGCCTGGTGATGGGCTGCGCCAGCGGGCCGCGCCCGCGGAAAAGCGAAACGATCGCTGGATGCAGGGCGAGGTGCATGATCCACGGGCCTACGCGCTGGGCGGCGTCGCCGGCCACGCCGGGCTGTTCTCGACCGCGGAAGACCTGGCCGTCTATGCCCAAATGCTTTTGCAAGGCGGCGAGTTCAACGGTGTCCGCATTTTGCGGCCGGAGACGGTCGCCGAGATGACGCGCGCGCAGCCGGTCAAAGGCGGCCTGCGGGCACTCGGCTGGGACGTGCGCAGCGCTTATTCATCGAACCGAGGGACTGGCTTTTCCGACCGCGCCTTTGGACACGGCGGGTTCACCGGCACAGCGATGTGGATCGACCCGGAGCTCGAGCTGACGGTGATCTTTCTCAGCAACCGTGTGCATCCGGACGGGAAAGGTTCCGTGAACAAGCTTGCCGGCCAAATCGGCACGATTGCCGCCGCGGCGATCGTGCCTGGCAAGTAG
- a CDS encoding universal stress protein — protein sequence MDTQAPSLIRRILCPVDFSHASGRAFAYAQRLAHDTGAELVLLHAFDVPETLNLVGQEHPTDPTLREQLDAVPVLPDVSVERILHAGPPGPVICWVAQERGCDLIVMGTHGRSALVHLLLGSVAEYVLRHARAPVLTLRDRPAEEPPLAEPRVLPVPAPRFL from the coding sequence ATGGACACTCAGGCACCCTCACTGATCCGACGGATTCTTTGTCCGGTCGACTTTTCGCACGCCTCCGGTCGGGCGTTCGCCTACGCCCAGCGTCTGGCTCACGACACCGGGGCCGAACTGGTGCTGTTGCACGCCTTCGACGTGCCGGAGACGTTGAACCTGGTGGGACAAGAGCATCCGACCGACCCGACGTTGCGCGAGCAGCTCGACGCGGTGCCGGTTTTGCCCGACGTTTCGGTCGAGCGCATCTTGCACGCCGGCCCGCCCGGCCCGGTGATTTGCTGGGTGGCGCAAGAGCGCGGCTGCGACCTGATCGTGATGGGCACTCACGGCCGCAGTGCCCTGGTGCATCTGTTGCTGGGTAGCGTGGCCGAATATGTGTTGCGGCACGCGCGTGCTCCGGTGCTCACCCTTCGCGACCGTCCCGCCGAAGAACCGCCGCTGGCAGAGCCGCGCGTGCTGCCCGTGCCCGCCCCGCGGTTCCTGTAG
- a CDS encoding GNAT family N-acetyltransferase gives MASAIDDGPKLVEARRSGSLAFDIVRSASELRPCRERWLDLDARMATPMQTWAWIEAAAATFQGDGPIEIVVGRDGDEIVAGAPLIARTRLARQELLNYHGLYEPADLAFCDAEANAALAEALWRRGRPLFLPRVFAASPTVAAMERAVGRSGKLIVRPQAATPWIALDESWASPEQKLSSRRRSDFRRSRRHAEQAGPVRAELLSPHSDQVEGLLDRAFDVERRSWKGTTGTALADSRAGEFYRRYAKRTADAGQFRIAFLHVGNQVAATQFGVVHGNRYWVLKVGYDPQFHRSSPGILLMVEAIKQAVSDGLETYELLGTVEPWIQVWTELERPCVSLRWYPASFSGGLALAADMMEKAGRALATRRSCAS, from the coding sequence ATGGCAAGTGCCATCGACGATGGGCCAAAGCTGGTCGAGGCACGCCGCTCCGGCTCCCTTGCGTTCGACATCGTGCGTTCCGCGTCGGAACTGCGCCCCTGCCGAGAGCGGTGGCTCGATCTCGACGCCCGTATGGCCACCCCCATGCAGACCTGGGCCTGGATCGAAGCCGCGGCCGCAACCTTCCAGGGCGACGGCCCGATCGAGATTGTCGTCGGCCGCGACGGCGACGAAATCGTGGCCGGGGCTCCGCTGATTGCCCGGACTCGGCTTGCCCGCCAAGAGTTACTGAACTATCACGGCCTCTACGAGCCGGCCGACCTGGCGTTCTGCGACGCGGAGGCCAACGCCGCCCTCGCCGAGGCGCTCTGGCGACGAGGCCGTCCGCTGTTCCTGCCACGCGTCTTTGCGGCCTCGCCCACGGTCGCGGCCATGGAAAGGGCCGTAGGACGGTCCGGCAAATTGATCGTTCGCCCACAGGCAGCCACGCCCTGGATCGCGCTCGACGAAAGCTGGGCCTCGCCGGAACAAAAACTGTCGTCGCGGCGCCGTTCCGACTTTCGGCGTTCCCGTCGGCACGCCGAGCAGGCCGGTCCGGTCCGGGCCGAGCTGCTCTCGCCTCACAGCGACCAGGTTGAGGGGTTGCTCGATCGGGCCTTCGACGTGGAACGCCGTTCGTGGAAGGGCACGACGGGCACGGCCCTGGCAGATAGCCGCGCGGGCGAGTTTTATCGACGTTATGCCAAACGCACGGCCGACGCGGGACAGTTCCGCATCGCCTTTTTGCACGTGGGAAATCAAGTGGCCGCCACGCAGTTTGGCGTCGTCCACGGCAACCGCTATTGGGTGCTCAAGGTCGGCTACGACCCGCAGTTTCATCGTTCGAGTCCGGGCATTTTGCTGATGGTCGAAGCGATCAAGCAGGCAGTATCCGACGGTCTGGAGACGTATGAGCTGTTAGGCACGGTCGAACCCTGGATTCAGGTGTGGACCGAACTGGAGCGTCCCTGCGTGTCGCTGCGGTGGTACCCGGCGAGCTTCAGCGGCGGGCTGGCGCTGGCGGCCGACATGATGGAAAAAGCGGGCCGGGCATTAGCAACAAGAAGGTCATGCGCGAGTTGA
- a CDS encoding DUF4190 domain-containing protein: MSVDVQQDRELTADDYRQYRALSSLAVISLVAGVLSSLVFLDWMLAAIPMIGIVAGILALRQIRSSPEAYTGELLALLGTVLCAVLWTGGWSRLAYVRATEVPPGYERISYDDLQLDPAQPMVFPPEKAQELNGKKVFIKGFVYQPTGGQTTGIKRFILVRDKGQCCFGGNPKITDMIEVKLQGDLEAEFNMLPRKLAGTFRIAPGLSMHGLAGALYHLDADHLE, encoded by the coding sequence ATGAGCGTTGACGTTCAACAAGATCGCGAATTGACCGCCGACGACTATCGGCAGTATCGGGCACTGAGCAGCCTGGCGGTGATCAGCCTGGTGGCGGGCGTGCTATCGTCGCTGGTTTTTCTCGACTGGATGCTGGCCGCCATCCCGATGATCGGCATCGTCGCCGGCATTCTGGCCTTGCGACAAATCCGATCGAGTCCCGAGGCCTACACCGGCGAGTTGCTGGCCCTGCTGGGCACGGTGCTCTGCGCCGTGCTGTGGACCGGGGGCTGGTCGCGGCTGGCCTACGTTCGGGCCACCGAAGTGCCGCCCGGCTACGAACGCATCAGCTATGATGATCTGCAGCTCGATCCCGCCCAGCCGATGGTGTTCCCGCCCGAAAAGGCCCAGGAACTGAACGGCAAAAAGGTGTTCATCAAGGGCTTCGTCTATCAGCCGACGGGCGGCCAGACGACGGGCATCAAGCGATTCATCTTGGTGCGCGACAAGGGGCAATGCTGCTTCGGCGGCAATCCGAAGATCACCGACATGATCGAGGTCAAGCTGCAGGGCGACCTGGAGGCCGAGTTCAACATGCTTCCGCGCAAGCTGGCGGGCACGTTCCGCATCGCTCCGGGTCTGAGCATGCACGGCCTGGCCGGCGCCTTGTATCACCTCGACGCCGATCACTTGGAATAG
- a CDS encoding DUF3299 domain-containing protein, producing the protein MDLAPYVAFAVGWSKRACERRPTVNDVAIGGPDSLLVIALAAVLATSGCGGGNAPAMTADSPQKATTSAASKSQAAPSKAKADESASSPSATAESAQPPEPDPQPRRTRDISFDDLKFDINKGDAFQRSMLTAKIETLDGKPVRIRGFILPSFLQTGLTQFVLVRDNMSCCFGPGAALYDCIIVEMKPGKSTDYSLYPVAVEGIFSVQEMLDPDGKTVAVFHLDGESVR; encoded by the coding sequence ATGGATCTCGCGCCGTACGTCGCATTTGCCGTAGGGTGGAGCAAGCGAGCTTGCGAGCGCCGGCCCACCGTAAACGACGTCGCCATCGGTGGGCCTGATTCGTTGCTCGTCATCGCTCTGGCGGCCGTACTTGCCACGAGCGGGTGCGGCGGCGGCAACGCCCCCGCGATGACCGCCGATTCGCCGCAGAAAGCGACCACGAGCGCCGCGTCCAAATCGCAGGCCGCTCCTTCCAAAGCGAAAGCCGACGAAAGTGCAAGCTCGCCTTCGGCGACCGCCGAATCCGCGCAGCCTCCCGAACCTGACCCGCAGCCGCGGCGAACGCGCGACATCAGTTTCGACGATCTGAAGTTCGACATCAACAAGGGCGACGCATTCCAGCGCTCGATGCTGACTGCGAAGATCGAGACGCTCGACGGCAAGCCGGTCCGCATTCGCGGCTTTATCTTGCCCAGTTTCCTGCAGACGGGGCTGACGCAGTTCGTTTTGGTGCGCGACAACATGTCGTGCTGTTTCGGACCCGGTGCGGCCCTTTACGATTGCATCATCGTGGAGATGAAGCCGGGCAAGTCGACCGACTACAGTCTTTATCCGGTGGCGGTCGAAGGCATCTTTTCCGTCCAAGAGATGCTCGACCCCGACGGCAAGACGGTGGCCGTGTTCCATCTCGACGGCGAGTCGGTGCGTTGA